One part of the Arabidopsis thaliana chromosome 1 sequence genome encodes these proteins:
- a CDS encoding uncharacterized protein (unknown protein; BEST Arabidopsis thaliana protein match is: unknown protein (TAIR:AT5G13090.1); Has 84 Blast hits to 83 proteins in 13 species: Archae - 0; Bacteria - 0; Metazoa - 0; Fungi - 0; Plants - 84; Viruses - 0; Other Eukaryotes - 0 (source: NCBI BLink).): MRVKYINMKKGSILCFLLSAKAIKERNNNRSKENSLLCFSLSLYLEKKDSSKSAMKVMKKGKVHPSPPLPSSSSSNGDDSLSVFKLLQSAILVLVSVLSAEDLEVLAYLITRSLNTTNVVSCKKKRSHKAPLLDCQCFDCYTSYWSKWDSSSNRELINQIIEAFEDHLTRDEISASHTSKKNKKRAKKIEISEEQPQNKSIWLLVS, translated from the coding sequence ATGAGGGTGAAATacataaacatgaaaaaaggCTCTATACTCTGTTTCCTCTTATCTGCGAAAGCCATTaaggaaagaaacaataatCGCAGCAAAGAAAACtctctcctctgcttctctctctctctctatctagaaaagaaagattccTCAAAATCAGCCATGAAAGTAATGAAGAAAGGTAAAGTGCACccatctcctcctcttccatcttcttcttcttcgaatgGAGATGACTCTCTTTCTGTCTTTAAGCTTCTCCAGAGTGCGATTCTAGTTCTAGTCTCGGTTCTCTCCGCCGAAGATCTGGAAGTTCTTGCTTACTTAATCACCAGGTCACTCAACACCACTAACGTCGTATCttgcaagaagaagagaagccatAAAGCTCCTCTGCTTGACTGTCAATGTTTTGATTGCTACACAAGTTACTGGTCTAAATGGGATTCTTCGTCTAACCGTGAGCTCATCAACCAGATCATAGAAGCCTTTGAAGATCATCTCACCAGGGACGAGATCTCTGCTTCCCACACttccaagaaaaacaagaagagagctAAGAAGATAGAGATATCGGAAGAACAACCTCAAAATAAGAGTATATGGTTATTGGTTAGCTAG
- a CDS encoding AAA-type ATPase family protein (AAA-type ATPase family protein; FUNCTIONS IN: nucleoside-triphosphatase activity, nucleotide binding, ATP binding; EXPRESSED IN: shoot apex, seed; EXPRESSED DURING: E expanded cotyledon stage; CONTAINS InterPro DOMAIN/s: ATPase, AAA+ type, core (InterPro:IPR003593), Ubiquitin-associated/translation elongation factor EF1B, N-terminal, eukaryote (InterPro:IPR015940), Ubiquitin-associated/translation elongation factor EF1B, N-terminal (InterPro:IPR000449), ATPase, AAA-type, core (InterPro:IPR003959), MgsA AAA+ ATPase C-terminal (InterPro:IPR021886), UBA-like (InterPro:IPR009060); BEST Arabidopsis thaliana protein match is: replication factor C subunit 3 (TAIR:AT1G77470.1); Has 22422 Blast hits to 22383 proteins in 2992 species: Archae - 614; Bacteria - 15728; Metazoa - 553; Fungi - 700; Plants - 273; Viruses - 62; Other Eukaryotes - 4492 (source: NCBI BLink).), translating into MEQLVSMGFSSDLAAEALTATGGDSIQKATDWILSHRSSPQSTATLQPKLDRFLRLHPKALAPAMGDDSSKRPNPKTQIHVAADDSNKRHKLSSSSHRQHQPLSERMRPRTLDDVVGQDHLLSPSSLLRSAVESNRLPSIVFWGPPGTGKTSIAKSLINSSKDPSLYRFVSLSAVTSGVKDVRDAVESAKRLNLEGRKRTVLFMDEVHRFNKSQQDTFLPVIEDGSILFIGATTENPSFHLITPLLSRCRVLTLNPLKPNHVETLLRRAVDDSERGLPNSVEVDDSVIEFLANNCDGDARVALNALEISATMATTRAGTDAVVSIDDAKEALQCKHLAYDKAGEQHYNLISALHKSMRGGDANAAIYWLARMLEGGEEPLYIARRLIRFASEDIGLADPSALTQAVACYQASHFLGMPECNVILAQCTAYLALAPKSIAVYRAIGAAQKVVKDSVGQNEGVPLHLRNAPTKLMKELGYGKEYIYPPSDPSSAAGQTYLPPSLLHHKFLEWPEGASGDFQDQEHRL; encoded by the coding sequence ATGGAGCAGCTAGTGAGCATGGGTTTCTCCAGCGATTTGGCCGCCGAGGCTTTAACGGCCACCGGCGGAGATTCCATCCAGAAAGCCACCGACTGGATTCTCTCCCACCGTTCTTCCCCTCAATCCACGGCCACGTTACAGCCCAAACTCGACCGCTTCCTCCGTCTCCATCCCAAAGCCCTAGCCCCCGCCATGGGTGACGATTCCAGCAAGCGCCCCAATcccaaaacccaaatccaCGTCGCGGCTGATGATTCCAACAAGCGTCACAAGCTCTCATCATCCAGCCACCGCCAACACCAGCCATTGTCGGAGCGTATGCGTCCTCGCACTCTAGATGACGTTGTAGGTCAAGACCATCTCCTCTCTCCCAGCTCTCTCCTCCGTTCCGCCGTCGAATCCAATCGCCTCCCTTCCATTGTCTTCTGGGGTCCTCCTGGCACTGGAAAGACCTCAATCGCAAAGTCTCTCATCAATTCCTCTAAGGACCCGTCTCTGTATCGCTTCGTTTCCTTGTCTGCTGTTACGAGCGGAGTTAAAGATGTTAGAGACGCCGTTGAGAGTGCCAAAAGGCTTAATCTTGAAGGTAGAAAGAGGACTGTGTTGTTTATGGATGAGGTTCATAGGTTTAACAAGTCACAGCAAGATACATTCTTGCCTGTTATTGAAGATGGTAGTATCCTCTTCATTGGAGCCACCACTGAGAACCCTTCTTTCCATTTGATCACTCCTTTGCTCTCACGTTGTAGAGTTCTAACTCTTAATCCCTTGAAACCCAATCATGTTGAGACCCTTCTTAGACGAGCTGTAGATGATTCCGAGAGAGGACTCCCCAATAGCGTTGAGGTTGATGATTCTGTCATAGAGTTCTTGGCTAATAACTGCGATGGTGATGCTCGCGTCGCGTTGAATGCTTTGGAAATCTCAGCTACCATGGCTACCACTCGAGCCGGAACTGATGCTGTTGTGTCTATTGATGATGCGAAGGAGGCTCTTCAGTGCAAACATTTGGCATATGACAAGGCAGGGGAACAACATTACAACCTCATAAGCGCACTTCACAAGTCTATGCGAGGCGGAGATGCTAATGCTGCAATCTACTGGTTGGCTAGAATGCTCGAGGGTGGTGAAGAGCCGCTTTACATTGCAAGGAGACTTATAAGGTTTGCAAGCGAGGACATTGGACTTGCTGACCCTTCAGCTCTTACTCAGGCAGTTGCGTGCTATCAAGCTTCACATTTCTTGGGTATGCCTGAATGCAATGTCATTCTCGCCCAATGCACTGCTTACTTGGCACTGGCTCCTAAATCCATTGCAGTTTACCGAGCAATCGGAGCTGCACAGAAGGTTGTGAAAGACTCGGTTGGACAGAATGAAGGGGTGCCTCTACACCTGAGGAACGCTCCAACCAAGTTAATGAAGGAACTTGGCTATGgaaaagagtatatatatccTCCCAGTGATCCTTCTTCTGCTGCAGGTCAGACATATCTACCTCCGTCTCTTCTGCATCATAAGTTCCTGGAATGGCCAGAAGGGGCTTCAGGCGATTTCCAAGATCAAGAACACAGGCTCTAA
- a CDS encoding GYF domain-containing protein (GYF domain-containing protein; LOCATED IN: chloroplast; EXPRESSED IN: cultured cell; CONTAINS InterPro DOMAIN/s: GYF (InterPro:IPR003169); BEST Arabidopsis thaliana protein match is: GYF domain-containing protein (TAIR:AT1G27430.1); Has 5832 Blast hits to 4523 proteins in 447 species: Archae - 0; Bacteria - 473; Metazoa - 1947; Fungi - 549; Plants - 478; Viruses - 23; Other Eukaryotes - 2362 (source: NCBI BLink).), with protein sequence MAEGKFDLPDDLILSKSSDQLKELASDNSIPLSPQWLYTKSSESKMDVRSPTPMPMGNPSDPNLKDAWRLDAPEDKKDWKKIVSENETNRRWREEERETGLLGARKVDRRKTERRIDNVSSRETGEVKTTAASDRWNDVNSRAAVHEPRRDNKWSSRWGPDDKEKEARCEKVEINKDKEEPQSESQSVVSNVRATSERDSDPRDKWRPRHRMESQSGVPTSYRTAPGFGLDRGRAEGPNLGFTVGRGRASTIGRGSSTSLIGAGSASAPVFRYPRGKLLDMYRKQKPDPSLGRIPTEMDEVASITQVALIEPLAFIAPDTEEEASINGIWKGRIISSEVYTSSGEESLGENSLLKCRIPESGETKVDGALLGFMNGDNGSMKNNDSGLLGSHNGGLGAASSVPRLNSVASESYGSFGAGYQVSHGSPEAVRSVFTKSPVLDGSESVVGSFEQDYMGKLQQPDVEVDQSEAAMPPEDFLFLYIDPQGVIQGPFIGSDIISWFEQGFFGTDLQVRLANAPEGTPFQDLGRVMSYLKTESAHAHISNQESELEETRLKANSDTGLSIAPVAESNDSSSMNGTSRSFSVYNNPSAQDNFQRKSESEFYATPPHTEDRSFLDFSTQDEEIVFPGRAGVSGYASVKSSTSMHDAFMEVSGQSAIPVESTKAATQKQHENKLHPFGVLWSELESSNVPVNLLPNRSYDAMGEPTGAIDNRPIDSRRNTQVDPNMSLDGLASNRMSQFEHLSNRFNLGDQLSSNQHNQQQFQNRDMLSHSHIGDQAQDLDYLITLQLQQQQKIQLQQQQKIQLQQQQKIQLQQQQKMQLQQHQLEQEHQLHQKLLQEQQQSHARQLHYQQILQGQTPDSRFGQSHDFPRSNNVDQMLLEHQLMNELQKSSGHPSQNFAPYIEQLAAGNFGQLPHEGHQRELLEQLLSTKMQSQYGPMQSPYGQLQSEPTRSLEYQLLQQEQLMQLANGVRHNTLLEEQRHIDPLWPSDHNDQLLRSHPGIQRSRSSTGFRQLDFHQQQQRPPFEDQFGQLERNLLYQQQLRQELFEQGLPFERSASLPVSVSGMNLDPVNGLGLSQGLELRDATTHMQIGNSTLGFNHQNPRIPIGEPHFSQLESMEGRWSGADTQVVGDWAESQLHRSNIDAEHHKMRSESRRMGEDSNSWMLGGTTEDRSKQLFMELLHQRPGHQSAESPSMNRGQSFDRMAPSGLTPGIQTLGGYSDHGGSHNAPSTFGARAFSDEQINRSSGDRNNMGSLHRNNSLLSGIIDGGRSTQNETQAFSNMYAMNKDANDIKTWNNVPPKNEGMGRMMSFEAQDRMGKQAVLDSLVHGELPVVTPGQQSSLNISDQYSDNLVGEDRRKDRLVVPSHGQNSVLLKRPPSSHSSSSHEGLIERISDTASRTAASSYSGIEGGVRRESGAAGNKGSTSEATSFSEMLKKSNSMKKVAAESNDVTEGSKGGGGKKKGKKGRQIDPALLGFKVTSNRIMGEIHRADDF encoded by the exons ATGGCCGAAGGGAAGTTCGATCTGCCTGACGATCTCATCCTTTCCAAATCTTCTGATCAGTTGAAAG AATTGGCCTCAGATAACAGCATTCCGTTGTCTCCGCAGTGGCTTTACACGAAATCAAGCGAGAGCAAGATG GATGTTCGATCTCCTACTCCTATGCCCATGGGAAATCCAAGTGACCCAAATCTGAAGGATGCATGGCGCTTGGATGCACCCGAAGACAAAAAAGACTGGAAGAAAATTGTGTCTGAGAATGAAACTAATCGCAGATGGCGtgaagaggaaagagaaacTGGTTTACTCGGTGCTAGGAAAGTTGATCGACGAAAAACAGAGCGTCGCATTGACAATGTCTCAAGCAGAGAAACTGGTGAAGTTAAAACTACTGCTGCTTCTGATAGGTGGAATGATGTTAATTCTCGTGCTGCTGTACATGAACCCCGTCGCGACAACAAATGGTCATCTCGGTGGGGTCCTGatgacaaagagaaagaagcccGTTGTGAGAAGGTAGAGATTAACAAGGACAAGGAAGAGCCTCAGAGTGAAAGTCAATCTGTTGTTAGCAATGTCCGTGCAACTTCTGAACGGGACTCTGACCCTCGTGACAAATGGAGGCCACGTCATAGGATGGAATCGCAGTCTGGTGTGCCTACTTCTTATCGTACTGCACCTGGGTTTGGACTTGATAGAGGACGAGCTGAGGGCCCAAATTTAGGGTTCACTGTTGGCCGAGGAAGGGCATCTACTATTGGGAGGGGTTCTTCAACTTCCTTAATTGGTGCTGGTAGTGCTTCAGCCCCTGTGTTTCGGTATCCAAGGGGTAAGTTGCTTGATATGTATAGAAAACAGAAGCCTGATCCTTCCCTAGGTAGGATACCGACTGAAATGGATGAAGTTGCCTCCATAACGCAAGTGGCTCTGATCGAACCTCTTGCTTTTATCGCACCTGATACCGAAGAAGAG GCAAGCATTAACGGCATATGGAAGGGAAGGATCATTAGTAGTGAAGTTTACACTTCATCTGGGGAAGAGTCCTTAGGTGAAAACAGTCTGT TGAAATGCCGCATACCTGAGTCAGGTGAGACAAAAGTGGATGGTGCTTTGCTAGGGTTTATGAATGGTGACAATGGCTCCATGAAAAATAATGATTCCG GATTACTTGGTAGTCATAATGGAGGTCTGGGGGCAGCTTCTAGCGTCCCAAGATTGAATTCAGTGGCTTCTGAAAGTTATGGATCTTTTGGAGCTGGTTATCAAGTTTCTCATGGAAGTCCTGAAGCAGTTAGATCAGTTTTTACTAAGTCCCCTGTGTTGGATGGGAGCGAATCTGTTGTTGGGTCGTTCGAGCAAGATTATATGGGCAAGCTGCAGCAACCAGATGTTGAAGTGGATCAGTCAGAAGCGGCTATGCCACCTGAGGATTTCTTATTCTTGTATATTGATCCTCAAGGAGTAATTCAGGGACCATTCATTGGTTCTGACATTATTTCATGGTTTGAACAAGGGTTTTTTGGGACAGACCTACAGGTGCGCTTGGCAAATGCTCCAGAAGGAACTCCTTTTCAAGATCTAGGCAGGGTCATGTCATATTTAAAGACAGAAAGCGCCCATGCCCATATCAGTAACCAAGAGAGTGAGCTAGAAGAGACTAGGTTAAAAGCAAATTCAGACACTGGTTTATCAATTGCACCAGTAGCAGAATCTAATGATTCATCCTCTATGAATGGCACGTCTCGTTCGTTTTCAGTGTATAACAACCCCTCAGCTCAGGATAATTTTCAAAGAAAGTCTGAGTCAGAATTTTATGCGACACCACCACATACTGAGGACCGAAGTTTCTTGGACTTCTCTACTCAGGATGAAG AAATTGTATTCCCAGGAAGAGCTGGAGTTTCTGGTTATGCGTCAGTAAAATCCTCTACAAGTATGCATGATGCTTTTATGGAAGTTTCTGGCCAGTCTGCTATTCCTGTTGAATCCACTAAGGCTGCTACTCAAAAGCAGCATGAGAATAAGCTGCATCCGTTTGGTGTGTTGTGGTCTGAGCTAGAGAGCAGTAACGTACCAGTTAACCTGTTACCAAACAGGTCCTATGATGCAATGGGGGAGCCTACTGGTGCAATAGACAATCGGCCCATTGATTCCCGAAGAAATACACAAGTTGATCCCAACATGTCCCTTGATGGTCTGGCTTCTAACCGGATGTCGCAGTTTGAACATCTTTCCAACCGCTTTAACCTTGGGGATCAACTTTCATCAAATCAACATAACCAACAGCAATTCCAAAACCGGGATATGCTGTCGCATTCACATATAGGTGATCAAGCTCAGGATCTGGATTATTTAATAACTCTCCAGTTGCAGCAGCAACAAAAGATTCAGTTGCAACAGCAGCAGAAGATTCAattgcagcagcagcagaagaTTCAGTTGCAACAGCAGCAGAAGATGCAGCTGCAACAGCATCAACTAGAACAAGAGCATCAGTTACATCAGAAGCTCTTACAGGAGCAACAACAGTCCCATGCTCGGCAATTACATTATCAACAGATTCTACAAGGACAGACTCCTGATTCAAGGTTTGGGCAGTCACATGACTTCCCTCGATCCAACAATGTTGATCAGATGTTGTTAGAACACCAGCTAATGAATGAACTGCAGAAAAGTTCTGGCCATCCGTCACAAAATTTTGCACCATACATTGAGCAACTTGCCGCTGGAAATTTTGGTCAATTGCCACATGAAGGCCATCAGAGGGAACTACTTGAACAGCTACTTTCAACAAAAATGCAATCTCAATATGGACCAATGCAATCTCCATACGGACAACTGCAATCTGAACCAACTCGGTCTTTGGAGTACCAACTGCTGCAGCAAGAGCAGCTGATGCAATTGGCAAACGGAGTGAGGCACAATACACTATTGGAGGAACAGAGACATATTGACCCTCTGTGGCCATCTGACCATAATGATCAGCTTCTAAGAAGTCATCCTGGGATCCAACGTTCGCGATCCTCTACAGGATTTAGACAACTAGACTTTCATCAACAGCAGCAGAGGCCACCCTTCGAGGATCAGTTTGGTCAACTTGAGCGGAACCTTTTATATCAGCAACAGCTTCGACAAGAATTATTCGAGCAGGGTCTGCCATTTGAGCGATCAGCATCCTTACCTGTAAGTGTATCGGGGATGAATCTGGATCCAGTAAATGGTCTTGGACTCTCTCAAGGTCTGGAGTTGCGGGATGCTACTACCCACATGCAGATTGGGAATTCTACTCTGGGTTTTAATCATCAGAATCCCCGTATACCAATAGGTGAACCTCATTTTTCACAGTTGGAATCAATGGAAGGACGTTGGTCTGGAGCTGACACACAGGTTGTTGGTGACTGGGCCGAATCTCAACTTCATAGATCAAATATTGATGCTGAACATCATAAAATGAGGTCAGAAAGTAGGAGAATGGGTGAAGATTCCAACTCATGGATGTTAGGTGGGACTACAGAAGACAGGTCAAAACAGCTATTTATGGAGTTGCTCCACCAGAGACCCGGCCATCAATCTGCTGAATCACCAAGCATGAACCGTGGGCAATCCTTTGACAGGATGGCTCCTTCTGGCCTTACCCCAGGGATTCAAACACTTGGCGGCTATTCAGATCATGGTGGTAGTCATAACGCTCCTTCAACTTTTGGTGCTCGAGCATTTTCTGATGAACAGATCAACAGATCATCCGGAGATAGGAACAATATGGGATCATTGCACCGTAATAATTCCTTGCTTTCTGGAATTATTGATGGTGGGCGGTCAACTCAGAATGAAACTCAAGCCTTCAGTAATATGTATGCTATGAACAAAGACGCGAATGACATCAAAACTTGGAACAATGTGCCGCCTAAAAATGAGGGAATGGGAAGGATGATGTCATTTGAAGCCCAAGATAGAATGGGCAAGCAAGCAGTATTAGACTCACTGGTTCATGGGGAGCTTCCTGTTGTTACGCCTGGCCAACAGTCTTCTTTAAATATCTCTG ACCAATACAGTGACAACTTGGTTGGAGAAGATAGAAGGAAGGATAG GTTGGTAGTTCCATCACATGGACAGAATTCAGTATTGTTAAAAAGGCCTCCCTCATCCCATTCTTCATCATCGCATGAAGGATTGATAGAGCGTATCTCTGACACAGCTAGCAGGACAGCAGCAAGTTCGTATAGTGGAATTGAAG GCGGTGTGAGACGGGAATCAGGAGCAGCGGGAAACAAAGGGTCAACGTCAGAGGCGACATCGTTCAGtgagatgttgaagaagagtAATAGCATGAAGAAGGTGGCGGCAGAGTCAAATGATGTAACAGAAGGAAGCAAAGGTGGTGGcgggaagaagaaagggaagaaAGGGAGGCAGATCGATCCAGCTCTTCTTGGTTTCAAAGTCACTAGCAATCGCATTATGGGCGAGATCCACCGTGCTGAtgatttttaa
- the G6PD3 gene encoding glucose-6-phosphate dehydrogenase 3 (glucose-6-phosphate dehydrogenase 3 (G6PD3); CONTAINS InterPro DOMAIN/s: Glucose-6-phosphate dehydrogenase, C-terminal (InterPro:IPR022675), Glucose-6-phosphate dehydrogenase, active site (InterPro:IPR019796), NAD(P)-binding domain (InterPro:IPR016040), Glucose-6-phosphate dehydrogenase (InterPro:IPR001282), Glucose-6-phosphate dehydrogenase, NAD-binding (InterPro:IPR022674); BEST Arabidopsis thaliana protein match is: glucose-6-phosphate dehydrogenase 2 (TAIR:AT5G13110.1); Has 8421 Blast hits to 8407 proteins in 2362 species: Archae - 0; Bacteria - 5801; Metazoa - 904; Fungi - 180; Plants - 375; Viruses - 4; Other Eukaryotes - 1157 (source: NCBI BLink).), which produces MSSLSCPTYRSRTSSSSPFLSNHHHSSLINVVDPRRSLSFHYASPQGLNLAELCVVRSQRRSVQSSVVVQDGSVATESSSSEEAKDVGVLTIPSLEADKVVAESDGGEQLSTVSITVVGASGDLAKKKIFPALFALYYEGCLPEHFTIFGYARSKMTDAELRVMVSKTLTCRIDKRANCGEKMEEFLKRCFYHSGQYDSQEHFVALDEKLKEHEGGRLSNRLFYLSIPPNIFVDAVKCASSSASSVNGWTRVIVEKPFGRDSKTSAALTKSLKQYLEEDQIFRIDHYLGKELVENLSVLRFSNLIFEPLWSRQYIRNVQFIFSEDFGTEGRGGYFDNYGIIRDIMQNHLLQILALFAMETPVSLDAEDIRNEKVKVLRSMRPIKLEDVVIGQYKSHSIGGVTYPSYTDDKTVPKGSLTPTFAAAALFIDNARWDGVPFLMKAGKALNTRSAEIRVQFRHVPGNLYNRNSGTDRDQTTNELVIRVQPDEAIYLKINNKVPGLGMRLDQSNLNLLYSARYSKEIPDAYERLLLDAIEGERRLFIRSDELDAAWALFTPLLKEIEEKKTTPEFYPYGSRGPVGAHYLAAKHKVQWGDLSLDQ; this is translated from the exons ATGTCGTCTCTCTCCTGCCCTACCTACCGCTCCCGCACTTCGTCTTCGTCTCCTTTCTTGtcgaatcatcatcattcttcGCTGATCAATGTTGTTGACCCACGCCGCTCACTCTCCTTCCACTACGCTTCTCCTCAGGGGCTTAATCTAGCTGAGCTCTGTGTTGTTAGATCGCAGAGGAGGTCCGTTCAGAGTTCTGTTGTCGTGCAAGATG GATCAGTAGCCACCGAGTCAAGCTCGTCCGAGGAGGCGAAAGATGTAGGGGTGTTAACGATTCCTTCACTTGAAGCTGACAAGGTTGTAGCAGAGTCTGATGGCGGTGAACAACTTTCAACAGTTAGTATCACGGTGGTGGGAGCTTCTGGTGATCTTGccaagaagaaaatattccCAGCTCTTTTCGCACTTTACTATGAAGGCTGTCTTCCTGAG CATTTTACCATTTTTGGCTATGCAAGGAGTAAGATGACAGATGCTGAACTTAGAGTTATGGTCAGCAAAACATTGACATGTAGAATTGATAAGAG GGCAAACTGCGGTGAAAAGATGGAAGAGTTTCTCAAGAGATGTTTTTACCATTCGGGTCAGTATGATTCTCAGGAACATTTTGTTGCATTGGACGAGAAGCTCAAGGAGCATGAG GGTGGAAGACTTTCGAACCGTCTTTTCTATCTTTCAATCCCTCCAAATATCTTTGTTGACGCGGTGAAATGTGCAAGCTCATCTGCTTCATCTGTCAATGGATGGACTAGGGTCATTGTCGAGAAACCTTTTGGCCGGGACTCCAAAACCTCGGCTGCATTAACAAAGTCTCTTAAGCAGTACCTGGAGGAAGACCAAATATTTAG GATAGACCATTACTTAGGGAAGGAGCTGGTTGAGAACTTGTCGGTTCTTCGATTCTCAAATCTTATATTTGAACCGCTATGGTCAAGGCAGTATATAAGGAACGTgcaattcattttttctgaGGATTTCGGCACTGAAGGACGCGGAGG GTACTTCGACAATTACGGAATAATAAGAGATATAATGCAGAATCATCTGCTTCAGATATTAGCTCTTTTCGCCATGGAAACACCTGTGAGTTTGGATGCAGAGGATATCAGAAATGAAAAG GTAAAGGTACTACGTTCAATGAGACCAATAAAACTTGAAGATGTGGTGATAGGACAGTACAAGAGCCACAGCATAGGAGGAGTCACTTATCCAAGCTATACTGATGATAAAACTGTGCCAAAAGGTAGTCTGACCCCGACATTTGCAGCTGCTGCACTCTTCATCGACAATGCAAGATGGGATGGTGTACCTTTTCTAATGAAAGCTGGGAAAGCACTAAACACCCGAAG TGCGGAGATAAGAGTCCAGTTCAGGCATGTGCCTGGAAATTTATATAACCGGAATTCTGGTACTGATCGTGATCAGACCACAAATGAGCTTGTCATCCGCGTCCAACCTGATGAAGCTATCTATttgaaaatcaacaacaagGTCCCTGGTTTAGGAATGAGATTAGATCAGAGTAACTTAAATCTTCTCTATTCAGCAAG GTATTCAAAGGAGATTCCAGATGCATATGAGAGGCTTTTGTTAGATGCGATCGAAGGTGAACGCAGATTGTTCATAAGAAGCGATGAACTTGACGCTGCTTGGGCGCTTTTCACTCCATTGCtcaaagagatagaagaaaagaagacaacCCCAGAATTCTATCCTTACGGCAGTCGTGGTCCAGTCGGTGCCCATTATCTAGCCGCAAAACACAAGGTCCAATGGGGAGACCTAAGTCTTGATCAGTGA